One Borreliella chilensis DNA window includes the following coding sequences:
- a CDS encoding SAM-dependent methyltransferase — MNINEVINYAKSKNLDTIESLLILELILKTKKELIIANIKKDLTKREKKLFFDQIDKIEKGTPIHYILQKKEFMGIEFILNKHVLIPRFDTECLVEEALIQIQQNSLKKILDLCCGSGCIGLSIAHYTQKKVILSDISTKALQIVAKNTKKLKLEKFVEILCSDLLECIKGKLDIIITNPPYLNKKELEMKNKILKEPTKALLGFGKDGLKISKKILTQAKEKLSPNGLIIIESAPWQIKGLRDFANKKGFLYLKTIYDLENRERALVLGKRNDTSI, encoded by the coding sequence ATGAATATAAACGAAGTCATAAATTATGCTAAAAGTAAAAATTTAGATACAATAGAATCACTACTAATACTTGAATTAATTTTAAAAACAAAAAAAGAGTTAATAATTGCAAATATAAAAAAAGACTTAACAAAAAGAGAAAAAAAACTTTTTTTTGATCAAATAGATAAAATAGAAAAAGGAACTCCCATTCATTACATATTACAAAAGAAGGAATTTATGGGAATTGAATTTATTCTAAACAAGCACGTCTTAATTCCAAGATTTGATACAGAATGCTTAGTAGAAGAAGCCTTAATTCAAATCCAACAAAATAGCTTGAAAAAAATATTAGACTTATGTTGCGGCAGCGGGTGCATAGGACTTTCTATTGCCCATTACACACAAAAAAAAGTAATACTCTCAGATATTTCAACAAAAGCTTTGCAAATAGTTGCAAAAAATACAAAAAAGCTTAAGCTTGAAAAATTTGTAGAAATACTATGCTCTGATTTGCTAGAATGTATAAAGGGAAAGCTCGATATAATTATTACAAATCCCCCTTATTTAAACAAAAAAGAATTAGAAATGAAAAATAAAATCCTAAAAGAACCCACAAAAGCTCTTCTAGGATTTGGAAAAGACGGGCTTAAGATTTCTAAAAAAATACTAACGCAAGCAAAAGAAAAACTCAGCCCAAATGGATTGATAATAATAGAATCAGCTCCTTGGCAAATAAAAGGTTTAAGAGATTTTGCAAACAAAAAAGGATTTTTATATCTAAAAACCATTTATGATCTTGAAAACAGAGAAAGAGCACTAGTGTTAGGAAAAAGAAATGATACAAGCATATGA
- a CDS encoding peptide chain release factor 1, whose product MLLEKLNSATSKIKSIEEKLQDANLIKNQKEYSKIIKEYTYLEKINTKKIEYEKILSQINDNKSILEKEEQQEMKELIKQEIIDLSKKKEELEHQIKMLLLPQDENDSKNIIIEIRAGTGGEEAALFANNLYSMYIKYSEKKKWKTEIINFNETELGGFKEVIFEIKGKDVFKKLKYESGVHRVQRIPVTESNGRLQTSAATVAVLPNIEETEIDINEKDLRIDVYRSSGAGGQHVNTTDSAVRITHLPTGIVVQCQNERSQHKNKDQAMKILRARLYEFEDSKKQEQRSNNRKQQVGSGDRSERIRTYNFPQNRITDHRANITLHKLEEFMQGELDSLLDPLAIELQEQTLKNNNI is encoded by the coding sequence ATGCTTTTAGAAAAATTAAATTCAGCAACAAGTAAGATTAAATCGATAGAAGAAAAATTGCAAGATGCAAATCTAATTAAAAATCAAAAAGAGTATTCGAAAATAATAAAAGAATACACATATTTAGAAAAAATAAATACTAAAAAAATTGAATACGAAAAAATATTAAGTCAGATTAATGATAACAAAAGCATCTTAGAAAAAGAAGAGCAACAGGAAATGAAAGAACTAATCAAACAAGAAATCATTGATCTGAGTAAAAAAAAAGAAGAGCTTGAGCATCAAATAAAAATGCTACTATTGCCTCAAGATGAAAATGATAGTAAAAATATAATAATTGAAATTAGAGCTGGAACAGGTGGAGAAGAAGCTGCTCTTTTTGCAAATAATCTATATAGTATGTATATAAAATATTCAGAGAAAAAAAAATGGAAAACAGAAATTATAAACTTCAATGAAACAGAACTTGGGGGATTTAAAGAGGTAATCTTTGAAATTAAAGGAAAAGATGTCTTTAAAAAATTAAAATACGAAAGTGGTGTTCATAGAGTGCAAAGAATCCCTGTAACAGAATCTAACGGAAGACTTCAAACCTCAGCTGCCACAGTGGCAGTACTACCTAATATTGAAGAAACTGAAATTGATATTAATGAAAAAGATTTAAGAATTGATGTTTATAGATCATCTGGAGCTGGTGGACAACACGTCAACACAACCGATTCTGCAGTCAGAATAACACATCTGCCAACAGGAATTGTTGTACAGTGCCAAAACGAAAGAAGCCAGCATAAAAACAAAGATCAAGCAATGAAAATACTAAGAGCAAGACTTTATGAATTTGAAGATTCCAAAAAACAAGAACAAAGATCAAACAATAGAAAACAACAAGTTGGCTCAGGAGATAGATCTGAAAGAATTAGAACCTATAATTTTCCTCAAAATAGAATAACAGATCATAGAGCAAACATTACTCTTCATAAGCTAGAAGAATTTATGCAAGGAGAACTCGATTCGCTTCTTGATCCTTTGGCAATAGAGCTCCAAGAACAAACATTAAAAAATAACAACATATAA